In the Candidatus Bathyarchaeia archaeon genome, CTATGACTATGTATATCACTGATGCCCCTTGAACTGCTCCGAACACTGAAGCGGTTACTGTAACTGTCCATGTATTAGATGTTGCTGTTGCAAGTAAAGAATCTTCGGTGTCTTCGACAGTTGCATGTATATTAAATGTTCCAGCTTCGGTTGGATTATATACGAAATTTGCTGAGGTTGCACCAGCCAAGTGATCACCATTTAAATACCATTGGTAGCCGTATGAGTTTGTTCCACCGCTTGCTGAAGCTGTGAATTGAACTTCTTGGTTTACGTCACATGATGTTGTTGAACCGCTAATTTGTAGCTGAAGTGGAGGATTTATAGTTAAAGCTGCAACATTAGATGTTGTAGTGTATTGCCCAGAAGAGCCTACTACAGAATATACTCTGAAATCATATGTTGCTGGGCTTAGACCAGTTACAGTATAAGTATTCTGGGAAGAATCAGTAACTGTTGTTAATGTAGACCATGAACCCCCGTTTGTACTCATTTGTATGACATAGCTTCTAAAAGGCACTAAAGAAGAGTAGCTGTTATAATCACTCCACTGCAGGCTTGCTGTTGTTGATGTTTTGGAAGTAATTGTTATTGCTGGAATCGATGCCGTTACTACTTGTAATGTGTTTGACTGCGCTGTGCTTGAGCTTATTATTTCTGAAGCTGAGTCTTCTACAATAAAATAGTAACTTGTACTTGGACTTAGACTATCAACAGCAAAGTTCGTTGTGCTTTGGTCGGTTATGGTTGCAACGGTATTGAACGGGCCGTTCACCGATGTTGAGTATTTTACGGTATAGCTTTTGAATAGCCAATCATCAGATTTAGTCCATGATAAGGTCACTGTTGTCTCGGTTTGTGCTGGCGAAGACAATTTAGGACTGAATGCACCGTATGCAGGTTTCGTCGCGTAAATCAAGCTTAGAATTAAGAGCAACGTTATAGCGAAAAAAATACAATTTTGTGCTCTCACAGTTTTCATTTCTCCAAATTTTAACCACTAGTTATCTCTTTATGACTCAATGTGCATTTAAGATTTTAGAATTATTTAACATCTCAAGAGAGCCAATCTATTGGGCGTTCTCGATTTTATCGAAGGGTTTATTGTTTGCATTATACATTTTATTAACTGACTTCGTATGGCTGAAAAAACATTATCCATCCTACGAGCCGTGGGAAACCCCAACAAAGCCAAAATAATAGCCCACCTAGCCAAAAACAGGGGCGAAACCGCAGAAGACATAGGCAAACATCTCGGCTACCCGTTGCCAACCGTCTACAAATATTTACGGGAACTTGAAGAGGCACAGATTATCGAAAGCGAAGTTAAAGGCAATACCCGAATTTACTCCGCTGGAGACTTCAAACTTGAGGTGTCACCCAAAACGTTGGCAGAAGCGTTTGCAGAGCAAACTTTTGAAGATGCCTACAAAGGCAAGTTTGGCGGTGAAGGCATAAAAAGACTAAAGGAAGCCATCAAAAAAGTGAAAGCAGGCAAGCTAACGTTCAGGCAGGCAGCATCTACTTTAGGAATTTCCTACTTTGAATTTGTAATGCTCATGGAAGAAAATGGCGCGCTCCATGCCTAAACGCATAGTTATTGACTCCTCAGTTATCATCGCTTTAAACAGTGAAGGAAAGTTAGAGAGTCAGTTGGGTCAGTGGGTAAAAGAAGGGTACGAATCGGTTATTCCAAGAGCTGTAGCAGAAGAAGTTATTGATGAACCGTTACGTTGGGCTAAAAAAATCAGAGGAAAAATACCAGCCATAGCAGAGAAGATAGACGCATCAGTTAACAAAATAGAAAACGCCATTGAACACGGGTTGATAAAACAGGAAAAGGTCAACTACAGAAAATACTCCAAGGTAATGGATAACGTTAGACGACATCTAAGTTCATTTGAAGCCAAGCCCGAACACGCAATAAAAAAGGGTGACCCCGAATTGATTGCATTAGTCATTCAACTGTTCGAGGAAAAACAAGAAAAAGTATTTGCTTCCACTTTTGATAAGGGCTTACTGAAGGCGCTTAAACCATTTAGCGACAAAGTTGAATATGAAGTTATGAAAATCTAACGCGGCGCAACATCGTTTAGCACGTGAGCAGAACTTTGATTGGGTTTTGTGTGTGGTCGTTTGCGGTCGCTATTGCCTTCTCGAAGTCCTCCAGCTTAAACTTATGTGTTACGAGACTTGCCAAGTCCACTTTTTTGTGGGCAACCAGATTCACTGCTGTGGGGTACTCGGTTGCGGAGATGTAGGTTGAGAAGAAGCATGCTTCGTCTGCGTCGCCTAAGTTGAGGTAGCCTTCAAACTCGCCCACCAACGCTACCCGCCCCGCTTTGCGTACAAGGAAAGGCGTTTGCTCCACTGTTTTTTGGGTGCCCGCCGATTCCACAACCACATCCGAGCCGCGCTCTGTAATCTGTTTAACCCGCGCAACAACGTTCTCTTCTGCGGCGTTTATGGTGTAGTCGGCGCCCAGCTTCTTGGAAAGCTCTAAACGGTAGGCTTCTTTGTCTACGGCTATGGTGCGGCATCCTTTAAGCTTGGCAACCTGCATCATAAGCAAGCCGATGGGTCCCTGCCCGATGATGGTAGCGAAGTCGTCAGCGTCCGGCTTTAGCATGTTGAGCGTGTGCAAGGCAAGCGCAACGGGCTCCATCATGGCGGCTTCATCGTCGCTGACGCTGTCAGGCAGCGGAATCAGGTTGCGTTCCCGAATGGCTACGGTTTCGGCGAAGAATCCGCCTTTGGTTAACCCAAAATACAAAACCCGCTCACACAGCGACGGCTGCCCCCGCATGCAGTAGAAGCATTTACCGCAGTTAGTCACTGGCGAGAGGACCACGCGCTCCCCCGTGTCGTCTCGGATGCCCCACGCGTCGTGCCCGATGATGCGTCCGCGTTTGATTTTCCAGTCGCCGCGGTACAGGTGCAGGTCGGTTCCGCAGATGCTGCCTGCCCTAAAGTGGACTAGAACTTTTTTGCGCTTCACTTGCGGCTCAGGGACCTGTTCAACTTTGATGTTTTTGGGACCATGATAAACAACGGCTTTCAAAACAACCACCAGTTAACCTTTCGCCGCGGAAACTATTAAACTTGCCCAGCCAGCAGCCAGCAAGTGTAGGCGGAGTGCAGCAACATAGCCTTAAAGCCTTTCAGGAGAGAGGGTTTCTGAACGTTTGGTGTTGGAGGTGATTGTTTGGAAAAGAAAAGCATGCCTAAACCGGTCAAAACCAAGGAAGGCAAATATCAGTGCCCTGAAGACCAAGAGGTGTACAACACCCAAGAAGAGTACGAGAAGCACTGCGAAGAAGAGCACATGAAAAAGTAACAGCCTCAAACAGGGGCTTTTCAGAATTTTTAACCCTTTTTACGCCGCCCTACGTTGGAGTCTGTTTGTTTGTGGTTGCGTTAAGTGTATAACTTGGCAACGCATAATGGCTTGTGCTGATACTTATGGGCACGCAGGAAGTTACCGCAGAGAAGCTTTGGCAAATTTTAGTGGAAACGGTGCAGGCAAACGTTATGTACCCCACGCATAAGGCGTACACGCGGGATGTGATTTTAAAGGAGCAGCCAGACATCTCCGCCGACGATTTAGCTTTAAAGTTGAACATGCCGTTGGGAGAAGCCATGGTTATCTTGCAGGAGCTGCAGGGAAAAAACCCGATCTGAACAGAAAGCCTCATATGGGCAACTCAATATTGCTGACACAGCAAATTTGAACAAATCGTTAAATTGCAATCATTACACGATATGTTTAAATATGCATGACGCAATCTGAGCTTCCTAAAGTGATTATAATGAATAATACAGGCAAAATTATTGTAGCAGCCTTGATTGTGATAATCGTCGCAGCAGCAGGCTCCTACGCTTACGTCAGCATGCAACCTGCAGAATCACCCTCACCTTCGCCTTCTCCAACAGCAACCGCAACCCCCACCCCAACCTCAACCCCAACACCAACAGCAACAGCCACACCAACCGTTGCCCCCACGCCAACCGCGACGCCAACCACAGCCCCAACCCAAACACCCACAACTGCACCAACAGCAACTCCGACGCCCACATCAACACCTACAACAGCACCAACCCCGACCCCAACTGTAGCCCCCACCGCAACGCCAACGCCAACAGCTACGCCGACACCAACAGCAACTCCAACAGTTGCCCCCACACCTACACCTTCCCCAGTAACCTTAACAGTCTCCTCAACCACAAGCCTCCACGACACAGGACTTGAAGACGTCGGACCAGACTCCATAAAGGCGGCCTTTGAAGCCCAATACCCATGGATTACCGTCAACTTCTTGGCTCAAGGCACAGGCGCAGCCATCCAAACCGCCATGAGAGGTGACGCCGACATGATAATGGTCCACTCCCCCTCACAAGAAGAAGCCTTCTTAGAAGGCGACTATGGAGTGAACCGCAAAATCATTGCTTACAACTTCTTTGTCATTGTTGGTCCAGCAGATGACCCCGCCAACATCAGAGGCATGGCGCCCGCAGACGCCCTCAAACAAGTGTACACATTAGCCCAAAACAACACACCAGGAGTCATCTGGGTATCCCGAAATGACAGTTCAGGAACATACACCAAAGAGAAGAGTCTCTGGACATCTGCAGGGTTGGACATAAACACCGTCAGCCAAGACCCAGACTGGTATAAATCAACCGGCAGCGGCATGGGACAAACCTTGCTGATAGCTAACGAATTCAACGGATACACCCTCTCCGACACAGGCACATACCTCTCTTACTACAGCCAAGGCAACATTCAACTCGACACAATCGTTGACGCCCAAAAAGACCTGCTTAATGTCTACAGCGTAATAGCCGACAACCCGCTCAACGAGAACTTAACCAACACAAACTTTGACGCATCCATGCTGTTCATAGAATTCATTGTCTCTGATGCAGGTCAAGAAATCATCGCAAACTACGGCGTAGCAGACTACGGCAAACCACTATTCAACTCCTTCCTGCCCTTAGTCAACGGACAAGCCCCTAACGCCACACTACTGGGCTGGATAGAGAACTATGCGTACATCCCACCCAATGTAACTGAATGCCCCGCTGAATACCGATACAACGCCACTGACCTATACTCAATGCCCTACGACGCGCTTCCAAGCCCCAGCCCCATAGTAGTTCAACCCGCAGCAAACGTTGTCGACGACTTGTACCCACAGCCAATGGTCACCGCCTACGCGCCAGTAGCCACGCAACCAGAGCAGCCTTAAACAGAGCAATCTTGTTTCGAGGCGGAATTTCAAAAGACTCAAAAACCCCCTCCCCCATTTCTTTGTGACTGTGATGCCCGATATTATCCTTCAAGCATTTCAGAGAGCCTTGGAACTAATTTTAAGCGGAAACCCCGAGTTTTACGCAACCGTCTACCGAACAATCTACGTTTCGGGGGCAGGCACACTGCTGGCATGTGTGTGGAGCATCCCTATCGCGGTTATTTTAGGGCTGTACTCGTTTAGGGGAAAATGGGTAATCAAGGGCTTATTTAACGCCTTGATAGGCATACCCACCGTGGCTTTGGGATTGCTGCTTTACTTGCTCCTCTCCAGACAGGGCGCATTTGGCTTCATGCACTTGCTTTTCACAGTCAACGGAGTTATGATTGGTCAGGCCATACTGGTCACCCCAATAATTGTCAGCTTTGTCGCCAACGCATTAAGCACCTCCGACGCCCAAGTTCGAGACTTAGCTCGAACCCTTGGCGCCTCAAACTTGCAAACAAACTTGACAATTATGCGGGAAACAATCTGGTCCATGGCGCTTGCCATTGTAGCCGCCTTTAACCGAGGCTTTGGAGAACTCGGAATCGCCACCATTGTAGGCGGAAGCATACTGGGCCAAACCCGCGTTTTAACCACCGCCATCGCCCTCGAAATAAACTATGGCGCCTTTGACGTAGCCATGGCATACGCAATAATTCTCATGACAATCGTGATTTCATTAACGTTAACGCTTAACTTGATTGAGAAACTGCGGCAACAAGAGAGCATCTGGAACAAAAATAGATTAGCCATATGGAGACACTGGGGTCAATGAACGCTAACCTCCAACTTGAAAACGTAGAGAAAACATTCAACGACGTAAAAGCCTTAGACAAAGTAAGCCTCAGTATGAATGGCGGCAAAATCATCGTACTTATCGGCGTCAACGGCGCAGGCAAAACCACGTTGCTGCGGATTTTGGCAGGTTTAGAAAAAGCCAACAAAGGTAAATTATATTTTAATGGCACAAAAATCTCCGACGGAGAACTACGACACATCGCGACGTTAGTTTTCCAAAGAACAGCCATGCTAACCCGGTCAGTTTACTCGAATTTGGCGTACGGCCTGAAAATTAGGGGACAAAATGATGAAGCAATTAAAGATAAAATTGCTCAGGCACTACATACAGTTGGTTTGAAGAATTTCGAAAAACGCAAAGCCAAAAAAACCTCAGGCGGAGAGCAACAGCGAATTGCCTTGGCAAGGGCGTTTCTGTTGGAACCCAAAATTTTGCTGCTGGATGAGCCGACCGCGAACTTGGACCCGAACAGCGCCATGATTATCGAACGCGCCATCATAAACAGCAAAAAAGATGACACCATCATCATAATGGCGACTCATAATCTAAGTCAAGCGCGACGGTTAGGGGATGAGGTTATTCATATTCATGGGGGGAAAATTGTTGAGCGGGCAAACCCTGACGACTTCTTTGACCGCCCCCAGAGTGAAATCACCCGTAAATTCATAAATGGGGAACTTGAATTCTAACCGATATCGTGGCTAATCAGATTAGATTTATTAATGTTTTCCACGCATACCATAATGGATGCTCAACCACAAACATAAGCCCTTATGCAAAGTCTGGATTGAATGTGATGGAAAACCAGTGATAGGCAAGGGCGGAGCAGAGATTCTTCAAGGTATAACCACCGAAAAATCGCTCACCAAAGCCGCCGAAAAAGTCGGCATGTCCTACCGTTACGTTTGGAATTACATCCAGAAAATTGAGAAAGCCGTCGGCGAACCCATCGTCCAAACCCACAAGGGCGGAAAAACAGGCGGGGGCGGAGCAGAACTAACAGCGTTGGGTAAAAACTTGTTGGATGAGTATAAGCAGTTAGAGGGCTACCTTAACCAGATGCTCTCTAACGCCGATGATGGAGTGGAGGTGAAGAATTTGAAGATAAGTGCAAGAAACAGCCTAAAAGGAAAAGTCCTCTCCGTTGAAAAGGGCGTCATAACCGCTAAAGTCAAAGTTGAAATCGCCGTGCCCTCCACGATAACCTCAGTTATCACCAAAGAATCCGTGGAAGAGCTGGACATAAAAGAAGGCGACGAAGTCACCGTCATCATAAAGTCTACTGAAGTGATGATAGGAAAATAAAGTTTGGATTTTACTCCACTACGTAACGGTAAGCGATGTGCTCGCCGGCAGTGGAGCTTTTTCTAATGATTTTAAGAACATCGCCAGGTTTTGCCCCGATGGCTTTAACCGCAGGGTCAGTGGAGGTTATTTGGGGCATCTGGTAAGGCTTAACTTTCAAGTGCTCCAGCAGACGTTCACGTTCCTTCTTGGGAAGGATTTCGTGGCGGGGAACCAAAGCGTGCTCGAAAATGTCAAACACGGGGAAAGACTTCAGCAATAACTCTACTTTCTTTTTCTTTGCACCTGTCTTAACAGCGTGCGTGTAACGTCCTTCGGTGATAACGATGGCGCGGTCGATTTCTTTTTCTTTCATAATTTTGTAAAGTTGATTCATGGCTACGATGCCGACGGTGGCTTGGTCAAGAATGCACCAGATGAGGGCTTTTTCGTTGTCTTCGGGAATATCTACGGTGTAGCCGAAGGCACCTTCAAATTTTTCTTTGTCAAGCTGCTTGTATTTTCGTAGTTTAATTAGAACTTCTGCCTTGCGCTCTTCCACGGTTAGTGCTTTAACGCTCACACTGCAAACCTCAAATCTTAGAATACTTCCGAGTCTTAAACAAACCCTTAACCCTTAAACTTTATGGTGAAGAAAACAAAGAAGCCAAAACCCCTAAACCCGTCAGGTCAAGTTGTGACTAGCATTTGCCTACAACAACGGCTTCTATCGGAAAACAAGGGGTAAAACAAAACAAAAAGAAACAACTAAGGCAGAAAAATCGGGGTTGGACGGGTTAATGTGATTTTAGCCGTTTAATCAGCTGCTTGGTACGCTCCTCGTCACGCAGGTAATCCTCCAGCATCCCGCTTATCAACTCGTAAATTCGCAAGTCATTAAGCAAAGCCGTTTTGCGCAGTTCCCGATGCAAATCCTCGCGCACTTCCGCAACGACCCGTCGAGGCTTACCCAAACGTTCAACTCCGTTTCGCCGTTTTATAACGGCTTAGGCTATCAGTTTTTGCCCGCAAGATATACACGTAGTCTGCCAGCAAAGGCGCCTCCCTACCCAACTGCAGCGTCGTCTCCAGCGTCTGCGTCGCCGCATCCACATGATACTCCGCATTGAGAACCCGAAAATCCGCGTCCACCCCCTCCACAGGCAACACAACATGCACAGTGTCCCCCGCCAGAATAGGATAAGCCGCAAAGTCCAAAACGGCGCTTTTAAGGGTGAGGCTTTCGGCGGGGGTTTTCAGGTTAGCCAGCAACGCCGAAGCACGTCCAACGCATTCGTGGTCGCTCCAAAGTTCCTCGTTAACCTCCACCTTTTCGCGTAACCCAAAATTTTGTTGACTCGGGGCATCTTGGGCGATTGCAGTGTAACGTTTGCCTCCGAAAAACAAGCCGTCCACCCAAAACGCCCCCGTGCTGGGTTCATTAAACCAGCAGATAAGGCGCACCTGCAAAAGGTGCATCCAGTCAAAACCTGCATCCACTATCCATTGGTCTTGGTTTTGGGTGCCCACGCCGACCTGCAGTTGGAACCATTTGCCTGCCCCCACCGTCAACTCATGGGTTGCTACGCGTCCAACACTGTCAAAAAGCGTAAGGGAAACGTTGCCGTTGTAGGTGGCGTCGCGGTTAAGCCACAAATTCAAAACAGGATACGCTTCAGCGTCAACCATGCTGGCGGTTTCCAGCGAAAAGATGCATCCGCCGTAGCTTACGGTATCGGCGTACGTTTTGATGCTGCCTGCGCCCTTAGCTTTCACCGCCTCATCAAAGCTGACAACGCCCGAGGTGGCGTTCCACCACCCATCCAGCGAAGCGAGGCTTTCAGTCCAAGCGTCCTTGTCGTCGGGCACGCTTTTGTCTTGGGCGCCGTAAATTGTGATTTTGTTGCGCACGCGGCTTATGTCTTGGCTGTATTCGCTTTGCTCCACTTGTTCGGCGAGGCTTGTGGGGTTGGGTTTGGTTGAGCGGCTGAAAAACTCGAATTTGCCGTCGGGTGCCACACGGAAATCAAAGCCTATGACACCTTGTTTGTCGGCGCTTTCGGCGATGTACTTGAGGATGTCAAAGACCGGCGTGTCTTCGTAGCTCAGATTGGTGTAGGTGGTGTCGGTTGCTTCGACCAGTTCCACGCTGTCACGGACGTGGCTTAAGCCCACGTAGTAGTCCAGCAGGTTCTTGACGATGTCTTCGCCTTTTGTGTTAGTGTAGGTTTTGGTAACCACACGACGAAACAGCCGTTCACCCCAGCATCTGCCCGAAACATGCACGTAACTTGCCGAGGGCGTAGAGGTGTACTTGACGGTTTCCACGCGGCAAATCATCAACAGCGGGCAAACGGCACCCCTGCCCACGCTTATACTGCCGTCCAATCCAGCAGTAATAGGAGACATGCCTGTTGGGCTGTATTTGCCCTCGAAATTTGCCAAAACCACCTCAAAACTGCTGACTTCGGTAGTGCAGCCCAAATGCACCTGCAACTCAACCACGTCGCCCTGCGACGGCGCAACCGAACCAAACGCAATTGCCACACTTGGAGAGGTTACGCTCATGTTACTCGACTCCGCGTCGGTACAGTTCGGCTTCGCCTGCGCGTTGGATGCTGCGGGTGGCGGTGGGGGTTTGGGCGGCGGCGTCGTTGAAGTTTTGCACGCTGGCGGTGGCGTTGTTCATGCTGGTGGCAAAACTCATCATGGCAGCAGCAGCCGCAACAATCACCGCAATCCCTACCCCCGTCAAGGCAAGAAAGGTGGCAAAGCTTATGTTGAGGCTGTTTTGCACGGCGGCGGCAACCGAGGTAGCGGCGGCGTACACTTTCTGCGCGATAGCTACGCCTGCGCTGGACCGAACGAATATGCCAAGGGCTGTGACCATCATCATCGCCGAGTTAACAACGCGGGCTTGGGCGTCGTCTAAAATTCCGAATTGGTTGGCGATGTATCCGATGGCGGTTCCTGCAGCGCCGATGCCCGCCATTGCGGTGCCCAAGGTTTTAACGCGGGCGGCCAGGTTTTGGGCGTCGGTTTGGATGCGGCTAAATTCGTTGCTTGCCTGATTCACGGCGCGGATGGTGATGGCGATTTCGTTAAAGCTCAAAGACCTGCCCCCGTTTTGGCGGATTCTATGGCTTGACGTAGGGTGCGTTCTAATTCGGGAAGCCGCTTTTGAAGTGCTGGCTGAAGGAAGGGGCGTGCACGACGGCTGGAAGAGCCTAACTCGATGGCTGCCGCGTAGGGGGCGGTTGCGCCGACTTGGGCTTGCCACTCCTGCGTTCGGGCGTAGATGCTGGTTTTCAAGCGTCCCGTGCGCACAGGCACCAGCCGAACAGCTTCAGCTTTCACTGATTCTGCCCACGCCGCCAGTTTGCTCTGCAATTGAGTGAGGGTTTCTTGGTCGAAACGGCTGAGTGCCTGAGAGAATTCTTTGGCGCCTTGCACGCTGATTTGGATGTTAACGCTCATGTTTTTTGGTTTCCTCCTGGGTTTGGCGGTCTAACTCGTTAAGGATGACCGAGAATTGCTGGATGGTTTTGGCGGGTTGCTTTGCGAGTTGGGTTGGAGTCCATCCGAATTCTTTGCAGAGCCTGAAGTCCGTGACTGCGGGGTTGGGTTTTTGGCGTCGGATGGCTCGGATAAAAAAGCCGTTTCTTCCCGGTTGACAGCGCAAAGGTCGTTGACTTTCTTGGAGAACAACTCGCCCAGCGCGATTGGTACGCCATCTTCTTCGCCCAGCAGCCGCTCAAGTGACAACGGCTGGTTTTGGGGTTGCTGTTTTAAGCTTGCCCAGATGGTTTCAGCTTGAATGGCGATGAAGTCGCTGCTGACCACTTGCCCTGTGATGGGGTGATAGCGGGTGTGTTTTTGGATAATGCGGCTGCGTTTTGCCCACGTGATTTCTTGGAAAACGTATGTACCCGCATATTGGGCGCCGTATTCGGCTCCGAGGGTTAGGGTTGTTTGGTTCATGGCGGATCCTCTCAGGTTAGGGTGAAGGTTTTGGCGACAAACGCCGCTTTGAGGCTGACGAGCTCTTCAATACGGACAGGGGCAGAGGCGTTTTCCCATTTGCATCCACTAAACGTTGCTTTGTTGGCGCCGCCTAAGCCAAATTCAAGGCTGAACTCGGCGTCGTCGATGATGCCGTCAAATTCCTCTTTGCTCTCAAACTCAAACGTTACCTCGCCAGTCAGGTTGCGGTGCCGATGCGGCAAATACTTGAGCAGATGCCCGTTAGAGGCGCGGATAACGGGGACTTGTTTGAGGTTGTTTTCGATGCTGAATTTCCAGTCGGTAACGCGGTCTACTGTGGCGGCGTCTTTTTTGATGTAGCTCTCATAGAAGGGCACGGCTCCCGAGTAGTCTGTGTAGTTTGCGTCCGCAATTTTTGAGGTGCCCAGGGTGAGGTTCTGAGCCAGCAGTTCCGCGTCAGCTTTCACCACGTCTTCAACGCTGCAGGCGACTTGGAGTTTTTGGAATTTGCATCCTGCATAGAGCAGTGAAATAATGTTGGTTGCCGCGGAGAAGACGCCTTTATAGTAGAGCAGTTGGATGCTGAGGGAGGTTTCAAGTTCGTTTTTGGCGTACTGCAGAAAGCTTATGGGGGCATCGCTGGGCAGGGGGTAGCTGAGTTTGAGGGTGGGTGCTCGTAAGCCTTTTTTGACTGCTTGCAGGTCGGGGTTGCCGACGCCGCGGATTTTGAGGTTGTTGGGGTTGACGGCGGGCTCTAAGCTTTCGGCTTGGACACTCAGCATCAACGGGGAAGTGGGGGTTTGCCCAAAAGCCGTTTCAGTCACGTAGTAGAGGCGGCTTTCGTGGGCACTGTAGGTTTCTGGCACTTCAATTTACGCTCCTATGTTCTCAAAGAACCATGATTTCACGGTGAATTCTGTGCGGAAAATTGTGGGCGTCACGTCTACGCGGTCAACGTCGCGGTAACTCACAAGGTCACAGTACGTTATGCCCTTGACCGTTACGGTGCATGCGGCGTAGTCGCAGGTTAAAACCGCAGGGGTTTGCCCGTCACTGGCGTTGGTGGTTTGGGCAAGGCACCACACGTAGCCATCTTCGTCGATGTAGCGGGGCAAATCCTGCAGCAAAGTCACGGTTACGGTCTGGTCTGAACCTGAAACACCTGACTGCGCCTGCGTCCAAGCCGCGGACTCGTGATTCCACGCTTTCACGGTAACGCCGTTTCCGCTTGGCACCGTTCCGTAGCCCTCAAACAACAAACCAACGCGGGTTGCGGCTTCCTTGCGGTTCTCCAGTTTAAACCCAAAAAGCAGGGCTGCCACTTTGCCCTCTTCACTGCAGCTGACTTGGCATCGGCCATCGTCGCTGCGCCAGAGCTGGACAATTTGCTCATTAGTCAGTTCGGTCCAACCCGCATCCTGAGGCGCGGCTTCGGCGGTGCCCCAAAACGCCCTGTGGGTCTGAGACGCGGCGCCCAATGCGTAGAAGTCGTATTGGGTTTGGTTGGGGGTGGCGCGGGTTTGTCGGATGACGCGGCTGATTTCTTCGGTGAGTTTGTTTCGCAGGGTTTTGGCGGATTCATTGGAGGTGGGCTGCTCGGTGACCCAGATGTTGACTCGCAGGGTGGAGGTGCGTCGGCGGGTTTTGCCGCTTAGCTCCAGCTTCTGGTCGGAGGTTTCCGCCAAGCCAACGGTGACTTGGGCGTCGTAGCCTTTGAAGGCGTCCGCGTTTTGCCACTCCCCCGCCACGCCGATGTTGGCGAAGGCACCGTTGTCTTTGACCACCCGTAGGTTTGCTTTCAGCAGCCGAATCAAGGTGAGGGCGGGGTTTTCGGTTTCGCTCACTGCCCAAGCAGCCTCCGGAGGGTGACTTTTTGGAAAGCTGTTTCGCCGCGGAACCCAAACGCCTCCACGGTGACCGCTTCGTAGTCGGCGCCTCGGCAGCGTAGCTTGTCGCGTCTCCTGACAGGCGCAAACACGTGCAGGGTTAGGTAGTCGGTTGTGAGGTATCCGGGCTCCAGCAGGGTCTCCTCCGCCTTGGTGGGCAGCACGATGGCTTTTAGGTCGGTGCCGTCGCCGCACTGGGTTACCTCGCCCAACGCCACCAGAGGATAGAGGGTGACGGCTTCGCCTTTGCTGTTAAGCACCTGCACAAACCGCGTCAACGGCGCCTCATACCCCACCAACAGCTTGCCCAGCCAGCAAACCGTCGCCATCGCCTGCACATCCGCCACCGCCACGTAGTCCGCGTACTTAACGCCCCAATACATGAAGGCGTCAGCGTGGGCTTGGATGATTTGGGTGCTGAACTGGTAGGCGGGTTTGTCGTGGTCCCGTCTTGGGGTGGCGAGGATGCCTGCGGTTACGGCGTCGTAGTAGTCACATGCTGGAGTTTTGGCGTGGACGTTGAGGTAGCCGCCCCAGCAGACTGCGGGGTTGTAGGCGGGGTAGGTGGGGGAGGCGCCGATGCCGTTAAGAAACGCATACGTCTTCTCCACTGTGACGCTC is a window encoding:
- a CDS encoding ABC transporter permease, translating into MPDIILQAFQRALELILSGNPEFYATVYRTIYVSGAGTLLACVWSIPIAVILGLYSFRGKWVIKGLFNALIGIPTVALGLLLYLLLSRQGAFGFMHLLFTVNGVMIGQAILVTPIIVSFVANALSTSDAQVRDLARTLGASNLQTNLTIMRETIWSMALAIVAAFNRGFGELGIATIVGGSILGQTRVLTTAIALEINYGAFDVAMAYAIILMTIVISLTLTLNLIEKLRQQESIWNKNRLAIWRHWGQ
- a CDS encoding substrate-binding domain-containing protein; this encodes MNNTGKIIVAALIVIIVAAAGSYAYVSMQPAESPSPSPSPTATATPTPTSTPTPTATATPTVAPTPTATPTTAPTQTPTTAPTATPTPTSTPTTAPTPTPTVAPTATPTPTATPTPTATPTVAPTPTPSPVTLTVSSTTSLHDTGLEDVGPDSIKAAFEAQYPWITVNFLAQGTGAAIQTAMRGDADMIMVHSPSQEEAFLEGDYGVNRKIIAYNFFVIVGPADDPANIRGMAPADALKQVYTLAQNNTPGVIWVSRNDSSGTYTKEKSLWTSAGLDINTVSQDPDWYKSTGSGMGQTLLIANEFNGYTLSDTGTYLSYYSQGNIQLDTIVDAQKDLLNVYSVIADNPLNENLTNTNFDASMLFIEFIVSDAGQEIIANYGVADYGKPLFNSFLPLVNGQAPNATLLGWIENYAYIPPNVTECPAEYRYNATDLYSMPYDALPSPSPIVVQPAANVVDDLYPQPMVTAYAPVATQPEQP
- a CDS encoding ArsR/SmtB family transcription factor; amino-acid sequence: MAEKTLSILRAVGNPNKAKIIAHLAKNRGETAEDIGKHLGYPLPTVYKYLRELEEAQIIESEVKGNTRIYSAGDFKLEVSPKTLAEAFAEQTFEDAYKGKFGGEGIKRLKEAIKKVKAGKLTFRQAASTLGISYFEFVMLMEENGALHA
- a CDS encoding ABC transporter ATP-binding protein, with protein sequence MNANLQLENVEKTFNDVKALDKVSLSMNGGKIIVLIGVNGAGKTTLLRILAGLEKANKGKLYFNGTKISDGELRHIATLVFQRTAMLTRSVYSNLAYGLKIRGQNDEAIKDKIAQALHTVGLKNFEKRKAKKTSGGEQQRIALARAFLLEPKILLLDEPTANLDPNSAMIIERAIINSKKDDTIIIMATHNLSQARRLGDEVIHIHGGKIVERANPDDFFDRPQSEITRKFINGELEF
- a CDS encoding fibronectin type III domain-containing protein, whose amino-acid sequence is MKTVRAQNCIFFAITLLLILSLIYATKPAYGAFSPKLSSPAQTETTVTLSWTKSDDWLFKSYTVKYSTSVNGPFNTVATITDQSTTNFAVDSLSPSTSYYFIVEDSASEIISSSTAQSNTLQVVTASIPAITITSKTSTTASLQWSDYNSYSSLVPFRSYVIQMSTNGGSWSTLTTVTDSSQNTYTVTGLSPATYDFRVYSVVGSSGQYTTTSNVAALTINPPLQLQISGSTTSCDVNQEVQFTASASGGTNSYGYQWYLNGDHLAGATSANFVYNPTEAGTFNIHATVEDTEDSLLATATSNTWTVTVTASVFGAVQGASVIYIVIGVIAIIAVIGVVLLVLRREPSSTR
- a CDS encoding zinc-binding dehydrogenase: MKAVVYHGPKNIKVEQVPEPQVKRKKVLVHFRAGSICGTDLHLYRGDWKIKRGRIIGHDAWGIRDDTGERVVLSPVTNCGKCFYCMRGQPSLCERVLYFGLTKGGFFAETVAIRERNLIPLPDSVSDDEAAMMEPVALALHTLNMLKPDADDFATIIGQGPIGLLMMQVAKLKGCRTIAVDKEAYRLELSKKLGADYTINAAEENVVARVKQITERGSDVVVESAGTQKTVEQTPFLVRKAGRVALVGEFEGYLNLGDADEACFFSTYISATEYPTAVNLVAHKKVDLASLVTHKFKLEDFEKAIATANDHTQNPIKVLLTC